CGGCCTCGGGACCGCCCCGACCGGCGGGGCCTGGACCGTGTCCGGCTCGACCACCCGGTCCTCGGTGTCCGGCGGCGCCGCCCGGGTCCTCGTCGACCCCTCCCGGACGGCGGTGCTGCGCCTGCCCGGCGTCTCGGCCGCCGACGTCGACCTCGTGCAGACGGTCGCGCTCGACACCGCCGCCACCGGCGGGGGCGCGTACGTCGCGCCCGTCGTGCGCCACACCGACGCGGCGGACTACCGGGTGCGGCTCCGCCTGCAGGCGGACGGGTCGACGACCGCGCTGCTCCAGCAGCGGTCCGGCACGACGGAGCGCTCGCTCGGCACCCAGGTCGTCGTCCCCGGCGTCGGCTCGGCGCCGGGCCGGTCGGTGGCGGTGCGCCTGCAGGTCACCGGCACGGCCCCCGCCCAGCTGCGCGCCAAGGTCTGGGACGCCGCCGGCGCCGAGCCCTCCGCGTGGACGCTGCAGGCGACCGACGCGTCCGCCGACGTGCAGGGCGAGGGCGCGGTGGGCCTGTCCGTGTACACCTCCGGCTCCTCGACCGCCGCCACCGCGCTCCGCTACGACGACGTCCGGGCCGTCCGCCCGTGACGCCGGGACGGTCGCCGGGCGTGACGGACTAGTCCGTCCGGACCCTTCTCCGCCGAAGCCCGGCACCGAGCGTGACGGCCGACCTACCCTCGCGCCGCGGGGCCGGGAGCGGCCGGCCCCCTCGGGACGCCCGGCCGGGAGGCCGGGCGGCGAGGAGGAGCCATGGGCACCACGGGTCCCCGGCGGCGGGTGCGTCGCGCGGCACGACGGGCGGCGGTGCTCCCGCTGCTCCTGCTCGCCCCGCTCCTCGTCGCCCCGCCGGTGACGGCCGCCCCGGCGTCGTCGTCGTCGACGTCGGCGGCCCCGGCCCCGGTGAGCGCCGACGTGCTGCCGACGGTGCAGGTCGACGGGGTGGTGTGGGACACGCTCGTCCTCGGCGGGACGGTGTACGCCACCGGCTCCTTCGCGCAGGCGCGGCCCGCCGGCGCCGCGCCGGGCACGCAGCTGACGCCGCGGTCGAACGTCCTGGCCTTCGACCTCGCGACGGGCGAGCTCCTCACCGGCTGGGACGCGGTCCTCGACGGCCAGGGCCTCGCGCTCGCGGCGTCGGCCGACGGCAGCCGCATCTTCGTCGGCGGTGACTTCGCCGCCGTGGACGGGGTGCCCCGCAACCGCCTGGCCGCGCTGGACGCCCGCACGGGTGACCTCGTGACGGGGTGGAAGGCCAACGCCGGCGCCCGCGTCCGTGCGCTCGCCGTGAGCGGCGACACCCTCTACGTCGGCGGCGTCTTCACGACGCTCGCGGGCCAGGCCCGCACCCGGCTGGGAGCGGTCTCCGCCACGACGGGGGCGCCGACGACGTGGGCGCCGACCGCCGACGCCGAGGTGACGGCGCTCGCCGTGCCAGAGGGCACCGGGTCCGTCGTCGTCGCGGGCCGTTTCACGACGCTCGACGACCAGGTCGCCCGCGGCAGCGGGGCGGTCGACGCCGTCACCGGCGCGAGCCGGCCGTGGGCCGTCAACGCGACGATCCAGAACTACGGCCCGGACTCGGCGATCTACTCGCTGACGACGAGCGGCGGCCAGGTCTTCGGCTCGGGGTACGACTTCGGCGGGCCCAGCGACTTCGAGAACACCTTCGCCGCGGACGCCGCCACGGGGACCCTGCAGTGGGTGGCCGGGTGCTACGGCGACACCTACGACACGGCTCCCGTGGGGGGCGTCCTCTACTCCGTGGGCCACCCGCACAACTGCTCGGCGATCGGTGGCAACCCCGAGACGAGCCCGCGCTCGTGGCAGCGCGCCATGGTGACGACGACGGCGCCGGCCGCGGACGGCTCGACGAACGTCGGCGGGCCCTTCCCCGGGCAGCCGCGCCCCGAGCTCCTCGCGTGGACGCCCGAGCTGGCCGCGGGCACGGTCACCGGGCAGCAGCAGGGTGCGTGGACGGTCAGCGCGACGGACGGCTACGTCGTCCTCGGCGGCGAGTTCCCCACCGTCAACGGCGTGGCCCAGCAGGGGCTCGTCCGCTTCGTGCCCCGCGCCGCCTCCCCCCGCCGGGAGGGCCCCAACGGCTACACCGACCTGGCACCGGCCGTCACGGCCACGGCGCCGGGCGTCCTGCGGGCGTCGTGGCGCGCGGCGTACGACCGCGACGACCGCGTCCTGACGTACGAGCTGCTCCGGGGGGAGAAGCTGTCCACGGCGACCGTCGTGGGTCGCCGCACGGCGTCCACGGCCTGGTGGTCCCGGCCGACCCTGGCCCTCTCGGACGCCACCGTCCCCGCCGGCGCCCCGCAGACCTACCGCGTGCGGGTGGCCGACGCCGACGGCAACGTCCTCGTCGGCCCGAAGGTGACCGTCGACGGCCCGGCGACCGCCGCCACGCCGAGCCCCTCCGCCGACGCGGTGGTCGCCGACGGCGCCACGGCGTACTGGCGGCTCGGCGAGCCGTCGGGCACACGCGCCTTCGACCTCGTCGGCGCCGACGACCTCGTGCTGCCGACGTCGGCCGCGCGCGGCGCCGCGGGCGTCCTGGCCGGCGACGCGGCGACGACCTTCGCGGGGAGCGGGTCGCTGCAGGGCGTCTCGACGACGGCGCAGGCCGCGCCGCAGACGTACTCCGTCGAGGCGTGGTTCCGCACGACGAGCCGCCGCGGCGGCAAGGTCGTCGGCGTCGGGAGCAGCCGGACCGGCGCCAGCGCCACGACGGACCGCAACGTCTACCTCACGAGCTCGGGCCAGCTCGTCCACGCCGTCAGCACCGGCGGCACGGTGCGCGGCGTCCAGAGCGCCGCCGCCTACAACGACGGGCGGTGGCACCACCTCGTCGCCTCGCTCGGGGCGGACGGGATGCAGCTGTCCGTCGACGGCGTCCTCGTGGGGCGTCGGGCCGACGTGACGTCCGCCCGGTCCCTCACGGGCTACTGGCGTGTCGGCGGGGACTCGCTGTCCGGCTGGCCACTGCGGCCGGCGTCGGACGCGCTCGCCGGGACCGTCGACGAGGTGGCGGTCTACCCGACCGTGCTGACGACGGGCCAGGTGCGGTCCCACGCCGCGGCCGGCGGCCTCGCCGCCCCGAACGACGTCCCCACGGCGGTCGCGACGGTCACGCCCTCGTGGTCGTCCGTGCAGCTCGACGGCACCGCCTCGAGCGACCCCGACGGCCGGGTCGTCGCGTGGGCCTGGGACCTGGGCGACGGGTCGACGACGACCGGGGCCACGGCCCGCCACACCTACGCGGCGGCCGGCCGGTACACGGTGACCCTCGTCGTCACCGACGACCGTGGCGCCACGGCCCGCACGACCGCGGTCGTCGACGTCGTCGAGCCGCCCAACACGGCCCCCACGGCGACGGTCGCCGCGAGCACGGGCGGCCTGGACGTCTCCCTCGACGGCAGCGGGTCGACGGACGCCGACGGCCGGGTCGTCGCGTGGGCCTGGGACCTCGGCGACGGGCAGGTGGCCGCGGGGGAGCGGGTCCGGCACACCTACGCCGCGGGCGGCACCTACGTCGTCACCCTCACGGCCACCGACGACGACGGCGCCACCGCGACCGCGAGCCGCACCGTCGAGGTGGTCGCGCCGCCGGTGGTCCCCGCGGGGACCGTCGCCTGGGACACCTTCGCCCGCACCGTCGCCGGCGGGCTCGGCACGGCCGAGCTCGGCGGCGCGTGGACGACGACCGGGGCCGCGGGCGGGACCTCCGTCGACGGTGCCGCCGGGGTGCTCTCCGTGGCCGCCGGCCGTGCCGTCAGCGGCCGGCTGGCGTCCGTGGCCGCGGGGGACGTCTCGCTGACGACGACCGTGCGGCCCGACGCCCTGCCCACGGGCGGCGGCGTCTTCGTGGCGGGCGCGGTGCGGGCGGGGACCGACGGCGAGTACCGCGCCAAGGTGCGGGTGCTCGCCGACGGGTCCGTGACCCTCGGGCTGGCCCGCACCGACGGCACGGCCGAGACGACGCTGGCCGCGCCCGTGGCCGTGCCGGGGCTCGTGGTGGCGCCCGGCGCCGGCCTGCGGCTCCGCCTCGAGGCCGTGGGCACCGACCCGACGATGCTGCGGGCCCGGGCGTGGGCCGAGGGCACGGCGGAGCCGGACGGCTGGCAGCGCACGGCCACCGACGCCACGGCGTCCCGCCAGGGGCCCGGCGGCGTCGGGCTGTGGGCGTACCTCTCCGGCTCGTCGACGGCCCCGGTCGCCCTGCGCGTCGACGACCTCGCCGCGGGCACCGGCGTCGCCCGGCGGTGACCCGACGGGGCGCCGGGGGAGGGGCCTCCAGGAGGTCCCCGTCCGCGCCGATGACCCGGGGGCGGGCACCGTCGGCCCGTCGGTGCGGCGCCCCGGGCCGCCACCGACGGCCACCGCGCTGCGCGACGACGACGTCCGGGCCACCCGGCCCGGAGGTCCGGGGACGGGCACCCACCTCACCGCCGGTGAGGGCATCGGCCGTCCGGGTGGCTCTGCGCTGCGTGCGATGACGCAGCGTGAGAGGCGACCTACTCTCGACAGAGCACCGGGCCGACCGGTGCCCGAGGACGGCGGGCCGGCGAGCCGGCGGCGAGGAGAAGCCATGAGCACCACGGGTCACCGGCGGCGCGCCGCGCGCTGGGCGGCGGTCCTGCCGCTGCTGCTCGTCGCCCCCCTCGCGAGCCTGCCGCCCGCCACGGCGGCCACGACGACGACCACGACGGCCCCGGCGGCCGTGAGCGCCGACGTGCTGCCCACCGTCCAGGTGGACGGCGTCGTCTGGGACACGCTCGTCGTCGGCGGCACCGTCTACGACACAGGCAAGTTCGCCCAGGCGCGCCCGGCCGGCGCGGCCCCGGGCACCCAGCTGACGGCGCGGTCGAACATCCTCGCCTTCGACCTCGCGACGGGGAACCTCCTCACCACCTGGAACGCCTCGCTCGACGGGCAGGGCCTCGCGCTCGCCGCCTCGGCGGACGGCAGCCGGATCTTCGTCGGCGGCGACTTCGCCACCGTCAACGGCACCGCCCGCGCCCGGGTGGCCGCGCTCGACGCGCGCACCGGCGCGCTCGTCACCGGCTTCCGGGCCAACGCCAACGCCCGCGTCCGCGCCCTCGCCGTCCGCGGCGACACCCTCTACGTCGGCGGTATCTTCACGACGCTGGCCGGGCAGGCCCGCACGCGGCTCGGGGCCGTCTCGGCCGTCACCGGCGCCCTGACGACGTGGGCGCCCACCGCCGACGCCGAGGTCATGGCGCTCGCCGTGCCCGCCGGCACGGGCTCCGTCGTCGCCGCCGGCCGCTTCGCCACGCTCAACGGGCAGACCGCCCGGGGCAGCGGCGCCCTCGAGGCCGGGGGCACGGGCGCCTCCCGTCCCTGGGCCGCGAACGCCACCATCCAGAACTACGGGGCCGACTCGGCGATCTACTCGCTGTCGACGAGCGGCTCCCAGGTCTTCGGCTCCGGCTACGACTACTACGGGCCGAGCGACTTCGAGAACACCTTCGCCGCGGACGCGGCCACGGGCACCCTCCAGTGGGTCGCCGGCTGCTACGGCGACACCTACGACACCGCCCCGGTCGGCGGCGTCCTGTACTCCGTCGGGCACCCGCACAACTGCTCGGCCATCGGCGGCAACCCCGAGACGACGCCGCGCAGCTTCCAGCGCGCCATGGTGACGACGACGGCGCCGGCCGCGGACGGCTCGACCAACGTCGGCGGCCCCTTCCCGGGCCGGGCCCGTCCCGACCTCCTCGCCTGGACCCCGGACCTGGCTTCGGGCAAGGTCACCGGCCAGCAGCAGGCCGCCTGGACCGTCAGCGCCACGAGCGGCTACGTCGTCCTCGGCGGCGAGTTCCCCACCGTCAACGGCACGGCGCAGCAGGGCCTCGTCCGCTTCGCCGCGCGGGCGTCGTCGCCGCGCAAGCAGGGCCCGAACGGCTACACCGAGCTCGCGCCGACGGCCACGGCCACCGCGCCGGGGACGCTGCGGCTCGCCTGGCGCGCCGCCTTCGACCGCGACGACCGCGTCCTCACCTACGAGCTGCTCCGTGGCGAGAAGCTGAGCACCGCCACGGTCGTCGGCCGCCGCACGGCCCCCTCGGCCTGGTGGTCGCGGCCCACGCTCGCGCTGTCGGACAGCACCGCCCCCGCGGGGACGACGCAGACCTACCGCGTGCGGGTCAGCGACCCCGACGGCAACACCATGGTCAGCGCGACGACGACGGCGACCGCCCCGGGCTCGACCGCGACGCCCAGCCCCTACGCCGACGCCGTCCTCGCCGACGGCGCCACGTCCCTGTGGCGCCTGGGCGAGGCCTCCGGCCCGACGGCCTTCGACTCGGCCGGCGCCGACGACCTCACGCTCCCCGTGAGCGCCGTCCGCGGCGCCGACGGCGCCGTGACCGGCGACACGGCGACGACCTTCGCCGGCACCGCCGCCCTGCAGGGCGTCTCGACCGTCGCGCAGCCGGGCCCGAACACCTTCTCCGTCGAGTCGTGGGTGCGCACCACCTCGACGCAGGGCGGCAAGCTCGTCGGCTTCGGCAACAGCCGGACCGCCGGGTCCACCTCGTACGACCGGCACGTCTACATGACGCCGGGCGGCCAGCTCGTCTTCGGCGTCTACCCCGGCACCGCCCGCACCGTGCAGAGCACCGCCGCCTACAACGACGGCCGCTGGCACCACGTCGTCGCCACGCTCGGCGCGGGCGGCATGCAGCTCTACGTCGACGGCACCCTCGTCGGCGCCCGGACGGACACCACCGCGGGCCAGGCCTACACCGGCTGGTGGCACGTCGGCGGCGACACCCTGGGCGGCTGGCCGGGCCGGGGCACGCCCGACTCCCTCGCCGGCACGGTCGACGAGGTCGCCGTGTACCCGACCGTGCTGACGACCGCGCAGGTGCGCGCCCACGCCGCCGCGGGCGGCGCGGCCGCCCCCAACGACGCGCCCGTCGCCGCCGCGACGGCCACGACCTCGGGCCTGTCGGTGCAGCTCGACGGCACCGCCTCGAGCGACCCCGACGGCCGGGTCGCCTCCTGGTCCTGGGCCCTCGGCGACGGGACGACCACGACGGGCGCGACCGCGACGCACACCTACGCCGCGGCCGGCCGCTACACCGTCACCCTCACCGTCACCGACGACCGCGGCGCGAGCACCAGCACCACCCGCGTCGTCGAGGTCACGGCACCCGCCAACACGGCGCCGACGGCGGCCCTCGCCGCGACGACGTCCGACCTGTCCGTGCAGCTCGACGGCACGGGCTCCGCTGACGCCGACGGCCGGGTCGTCTCGTGGACGTGGGACCTCGGCGACGGGGAGACCGCCACCGGCGCGACGACGAGCCACACCTACTCGGCGGCCGGCCGCTACACCGTCACCCTCACCGTCGCGGACGACGCGGGCGCCACGGCGACCGCCACCCGCACCGTCGAGGTGACGGCCCCGCCGGTCGCCCCCGCCGTCCCGGCGGGCACGGTGGCCGCCGACACCTTCACCCGCTCGGTGACGGGCGGGCTCGGCACCGCCGAGGTCGGCGGTGCGTGGACGACGTCCGGCTCCGGCTCGAGCGCCGCCGTCGACGGCACGGCCGGTGCGGTCACCGTCGGGGCCGGCCGCGCGGGCACCGCCCGCCTCGCCGACGTCTCGGCGGGCGACGTCTCGCTCGCCACGACCGCCCGCTTCCCCGCCCTGCCCACCGGCGGCGGCGCCTACGTCGCCGGCACGGTGCGGGCCGGCGCGGACGGCGAGTACCGCGCCAAGGTGCGGGTGCTGGCCGACGGCTCGGTGACGCTGGGGCTCACCCGGCTCGACGGCTCCACCGAGACCACGCTGGCCGCCGCGACGACCGTGGCGGGGCTGACGGTCGACCCGGCCGCCGGCGCCACCGGGCTCCGGCTGCGCGTCGAGGCGGTCGGCTCCTCCCCGACGACCCTGCGGGCGCGGGTGTGGGCCGAGGGCGCCGCCGAGCCCGCCACGTGGCAGCGCACGGCGACCGACGCGACCGCGGCACGCCAGGCGCCTGGGAGCATCGGGCTGTGGACGTACCTCTCCGGCTCGTCGACGGCCCCGGTCGTCGTCCGCCACGACGACCTCTCGGCCACGACGGCGACCACGCGGTGACCGGGCGCCCGGCGGTCGCGGGGGCGTCCGCCCCCGCGACGCCGGGGCGGCCCGGGGGAGGGGCGGCCCGTCCGCGGGTGCTCGTCACCCACCCCTCGGCCGAGCTGTACGGCTCGGACCGGATGCTCGCCGAGTCCGTGCACGGGCTCGTCGACGCCGGCACGGACGTCGTCGTGGCCCTGCCGTCCCGGGGGCCGCTCGTGCCGCTGCTCGAGGCCGCCGGCGCGACCGTGGTCGGCACGTCGGTGCCGGTGCTGCGCAAGTCCTCGCTCCGGCCCGCCGGCGCCCTGCGCCTGGCCGTCGACGGCGTCCGCGGCCTCGTCGGCGCGCTCGCGCTCCTGCGGGCGGGGCGACCCGCCGCCGTCTACGTCAGCACCCAGGTGCAGCCCCTGTGGCTGCTCGCCGGGCGGCTCGCGGGGGTGCCCGTCGTCGGGCACGTCCACGAGGCCGAGGGCGCCGCGGCGCGCCTGCTGCGGCGGGCGCTCGCCTCCCCGCTGCGGGGCGCGGCCACGGTGCTCGTCAACAGCCGGTACGCGGGCGACGTCCTCGTCGGCTCCGAGCCGGCGCTGGCCGGGCGGCCCGTCGTGGTCCCCAACGGCGTCGCGGGCCCGCCCGACGGCCCGACGCCGCTCGAGGTCCCCGCCCCGGGCGCCCCCGTCCGGCTCGTGTACGTCGGCCGGCTCTCCGAGCGCAAGGGCGTCCTCGTCGCCGTGGAGGCCCTCGCCGAGCTGCGGCGGCGCGGCGTCGACGCGTCGCTCGACCTCGTCGGCGACGTCTTCGCCGAGCACGCCGCCTTCGGCGAGCGCCTCGACGCCGCGCTGGCGGACCCCGCCCTCGTCGGCCACGTGCACCGTCACGGGTTCGTGCCGGCGGTGTGGCCGCGGCTGGCGGCGGCCACCGTCGTCCTCGTCCCGTCGCTGCTGCCCGAGCCCTTCGGCAACACCGCGGTCGAGGCGGTCCTCGCCGGCCGCCCGGTCGTGGCCTCCTCGACGGGCGGGCTGCCCGAGGCCCTGGCCGGCTGCGGCGCCTCCCGCCTCGTGCCGCCGGGGGAGCCCGGCGCGGTCGCCGACGCCGTCGAGGCCGTCCTCGCCGGCGGCCCGCGCACGGTCGAGGCCGCCGCCCGCGACGCCGTCCTGCTCGCCGACCGGCACGCCCCCGGGGGGTACCGGGAGGCCGTCGCCGGGGCCGTCCTCGCGGCGGTCGCGCCCGCCGGGGCCGCGCGGTGACCGCCGCGGCGCCCCGCGTCGTCGTCGCCGTCCTCACCTACCGCCGGCCCGAGGACCTGCGGGAGGTGCTGCCCGAGGTCGCCGCCCAGTGCGCGGCGCAGACCGCGGCCGGGACGCCGTCGCGCGTCCTCGTCGTCGACAACGACCCGGACGGCTCGGCGCTGCCCGAGGTCGCGGCGCTCGGCCTCGCCGGCGTGGACGTCGTCCACGAGCCGGAGCCCGGCATCGCCGCGGCCCGCAACCGCGCGCTCGACGCGGCGGACGGGGCGGGGGACGACGTCCTCGTCTTCCTCGACGACGACGAGCGGCCCTGCGAGGGGTGGCTCGGCCTGCTGCTCTCCACCTGGCGCGCGGAGGGGGGCGGCGCAGTCGTCGGGCCCGTCGTGTCCCGCTTCCCGGGCGAGCCGGCGCCGTGGGTGCACGCCGGGGGCTTCTTCACCCGGCGGCGCCTCGCGACGGGGACCCGGGTCGACGTCGCCGCGACCAACAACCTCCTCCTCGACCTCGCGCAGGTCCGGGCGGCCGCGCCGGGCGGGCTGCGCTTCGACGCGCGCTTCGGCGTCTCGGGCGGCTCGGACACGCTCTTCACGCGACTCCTGCACGCCTCGGGCGCCGAGCTCGTGTGGTGCGACGAGGCCGTCGTCACCGACGTCGTGCCCGTCTCGCGCACGACCCGCTCCTGGGTCCTGCGCCGCCAGCTCCGCAGCGGCAACTCCCACGCCCGCGTCGAGGTCGTCGTCGCACCCTCCGCGCCCGCCCGCGTCCTCGCGCGGAGCGCCTGCGCCGGGCGTGGCCTCCTGCGCGTCGTCGCGGGCGCCGGCGGGACGGTGGCCGGCACCGTGCGCGGCGACACGTCGATGCAGGCGCGCGGCGCCAAGGCCCTGGCCCGCGGCACCGGGATGCTCGGCGGCGCGCTGGGGTGGACCTACGCCGAGTACCGGCGCCCGACGACGAAGCCCCCGTCGGCGGTCGACGGCAGCTGACCGCTCGCACGCCTCCGCTCCGTCGGTGAGGGCTCCGTCCCTCGTCGCAGAAGGGCTGGGGCGTCCCGGGCCGAGACGTGCACGCGCGTCCATGTCGTCGACCTCGTCGCGCCGCCGAGCCGACGCCCTCCACGGTCTGGCGGTCATCGGGTCAGGCGGCCGCCCGGCGGGCGTGCGGTCGCGTGCGGGCACGCCAGCGGTCGACGACGCGGTCGAGCGCTCTCGTCCAGGGTGGTGGTGGTCGTAGGGGCGGTCCCCCGTCGGGTGGGTGCCAGACGACCTGGGCGCCGATCAGCTCGCCTCGCCAGCCCTCGCGGTGGACGAGGCGGTGGTGGTGGCCGCACAGGCAGGCGGCGTTGCGCTCGGCGGTGGTCCCGCCCTTCGACCAGGGGGTGAGGTGGTGGATGTGGCCCCACTCCGCGGGGCGGGTGCAACGGCCCCAGGTGCAGGTGCGGTCGCGCAGGCGGACGGCGGTGCGGACCTTGTCGGGCCAGGAGTAGACCGACCGTCCGACGTCCAGCGGCCGGTCGTCGTCCATGAGGACGGGGACGAGGTGGGCGTCGCAGGCCAGCAGGGTGGTCTGCTCGGCGGACAGGGGGTGCCCGCCGGGCAGCGTCGCGGGGTCCGCACCGGGCGCGGCCGGGTCGAGCAGCGTCGCCAGCGGCACGGTCACGACCAGCCGAGCACGTGGCGCCGACGTGCCGGTCGCTCCGGCCAGGTGGCCCTCGCACAGCTGCAGGAGGGCGTCGGCCAGCCGGCGGGGGTGCGGGCGCAGGTCCGGGGCGCCGTCCTTCGCGGGGCGGGGTGCGGCGAGGGGTTCGAGCGCGGTCATGAGGGTGGTGCCGGCGACGGGGTCGAGCTGTCCGGACAGCAGCCAGGTGCCGTCGTCGGTCTGGGTGCAGCGCAGCTGGCGGCGGCGTTCCTGGCCGGCCTCGGTCCAGGCGAGGTCGTCGCCGGTGCCGACGTCCAGGCGGGGGGCCAGCCGCCGGCCGACCTGCGCCAGGCGCCGGGGGTCGAGGTGGACGGCCTGCTCCAGGAGGAACGCCTCCGCGTCGGCCCGCGTCGCCGCGTCCAGCGCCGCGGGCAGCCGGGTCATGACGGTGTGGACGACCCCGGCCTGGTCACCGGTGACCTTCCCGTCGGCCAGCGCCGACCCGGTCGCCGCCAGGTCGGCCTCCAGGGCGACGGCGAGGTCGACGCGGCGGCGGGCGTGCTCGGCGCGGGTCGTCGTCGCGCCGA
This genomic interval from Pseudokineococcus lusitanus contains the following:
- a CDS encoding PKD domain-containing protein yields the protein MGTTGPRRRVRRAARRAAVLPLLLLAPLLVAPPVTAAPASSSSTSAAPAPVSADVLPTVQVDGVVWDTLVLGGTVYATGSFAQARPAGAAPGTQLTPRSNVLAFDLATGELLTGWDAVLDGQGLALAASADGSRIFVGGDFAAVDGVPRNRLAALDARTGDLVTGWKANAGARVRALAVSGDTLYVGGVFTTLAGQARTRLGAVSATTGAPTTWAPTADAEVTALAVPEGTGSVVVAGRFTTLDDQVARGSGAVDAVTGASRPWAVNATIQNYGPDSAIYSLTTSGGQVFGSGYDFGGPSDFENTFAADAATGTLQWVAGCYGDTYDTAPVGGVLYSVGHPHNCSAIGGNPETSPRSWQRAMVTTTAPAADGSTNVGGPFPGQPRPELLAWTPELAAGTVTGQQQGAWTVSATDGYVVLGGEFPTVNGVAQQGLVRFVPRAASPRREGPNGYTDLAPAVTATAPGVLRASWRAAYDRDDRVLTYELLRGEKLSTATVVGRRTASTAWWSRPTLALSDATVPAGAPQTYRVRVADADGNVLVGPKVTVDGPATAATPSPSADAVVADGATAYWRLGEPSGTRAFDLVGADDLVLPTSAARGAAGVLAGDAATTFAGSGSLQGVSTTAQAAPQTYSVEAWFRTTSRRGGKVVGVGSSRTGASATTDRNVYLTSSGQLVHAVSTGGTVRGVQSAAAYNDGRWHHLVASLGADGMQLSVDGVLVGRRADVTSARSLTGYWRVGGDSLSGWPLRPASDALAGTVDEVAVYPTVLTTGQVRSHAAAGGLAAPNDVPTAVATVTPSWSSVQLDGTASSDPDGRVVAWAWDLGDGSTTTGATARHTYAAAGRYTVTLVVTDDRGATARTTAVVDVVEPPNTAPTATVAASTGGLDVSLDGSGSTDADGRVVAWAWDLGDGQVAAGERVRHTYAAGGTYVVTLTATDDDGATATASRTVEVVAPPVVPAGTVAWDTFARTVAGGLGTAELGGAWTTTGAAGGTSVDGAAGVLSVAAGRAVSGRLASVAAGDVSLTTTVRPDALPTGGGVFVAGAVRAGTDGEYRAKVRVLADGSVTLGLARTDGTAETTLAAPVAVPGLVVAPGAGLRLRLEAVGTDPTMLRARAWAEGTAEPDGWQRTATDATASRQGPGGVGLWAYLSGSSTAPVALRVDDLAAGTGVARR
- a CDS encoding PKD domain-containing protein; the encoded protein is MSTTGHRRRAARWAAVLPLLLVAPLASLPPATAATTTTTTAPAAVSADVLPTVQVDGVVWDTLVVGGTVYDTGKFAQARPAGAAPGTQLTARSNILAFDLATGNLLTTWNASLDGQGLALAASADGSRIFVGGDFATVNGTARARVAALDARTGALVTGFRANANARVRALAVRGDTLYVGGIFTTLAGQARTRLGAVSAVTGALTTWAPTADAEVMALAVPAGTGSVVAAGRFATLNGQTARGSGALEAGGTGASRPWAANATIQNYGADSAIYSLSTSGSQVFGSGYDYYGPSDFENTFAADAATGTLQWVAGCYGDTYDTAPVGGVLYSVGHPHNCSAIGGNPETTPRSFQRAMVTTTAPAADGSTNVGGPFPGRARPDLLAWTPDLASGKVTGQQQAAWTVSATSGYVVLGGEFPTVNGTAQQGLVRFAARASSPRKQGPNGYTELAPTATATAPGTLRLAWRAAFDRDDRVLTYELLRGEKLSTATVVGRRTAPSAWWSRPTLALSDSTAPAGTTQTYRVRVSDPDGNTMVSATTTATAPGSTATPSPYADAVLADGATSLWRLGEASGPTAFDSAGADDLTLPVSAVRGADGAVTGDTATTFAGTAALQGVSTVAQPGPNTFSVESWVRTTSTQGGKLVGFGNSRTAGSTSYDRHVYMTPGGQLVFGVYPGTARTVQSTAAYNDGRWHHVVATLGAGGMQLYVDGTLVGARTDTTAGQAYTGWWHVGGDTLGGWPGRGTPDSLAGTVDEVAVYPTVLTTAQVRAHAAAGGAAAPNDAPVAAATATTSGLSVQLDGTASSDPDGRVASWSWALGDGTTTTGATATHTYAAAGRYTVTLTVTDDRGASTSTTRVVEVTAPANTAPTAALAATTSDLSVQLDGTGSADADGRVVSWTWDLGDGETATGATTSHTYSAAGRYTVTLTVADDAGATATATRTVEVTAPPVAPAVPAGTVAADTFTRSVTGGLGTAEVGGAWTTSGSGSSAAVDGTAGAVTVGAGRAGTARLADVSAGDVSLATTARFPALPTGGGAYVAGTVRAGADGEYRAKVRVLADGSVTLGLTRLDGSTETTLAAATTVAGLTVDPAAGATGLRLRVEAVGSSPTTLRARVWAEGAAEPATWQRTATDATAARQAPGSIGLWTYLSGSSTAPVVVRHDDLSATTATTR
- a CDS encoding glycosyltransferase family 4 protein, whose translation is MLVTHPSAELYGSDRMLAESVHGLVDAGTDVVVALPSRGPLVPLLEAAGATVVGTSVPVLRKSSLRPAGALRLAVDGVRGLVGALALLRAGRPAAVYVSTQVQPLWLLAGRLAGVPVVGHVHEAEGAAARLLRRALASPLRGAATVLVNSRYAGDVLVGSEPALAGRPVVVPNGVAGPPDGPTPLEVPAPGAPVRLVYVGRLSERKGVLVAVEALAELRRRGVDASLDLVGDVFAEHAAFGERLDAALADPALVGHVHRHGFVPAVWPRLAAATVVLVPSLLPEPFGNTAVEAVLAGRPVVASSTGGLPEALAGCGASRLVPPGEPGAVADAVEAVLAGGPRTVEAAARDAVLLADRHAPGGYREAVAGAVLAAVAPAGAAR
- a CDS encoding glycosyltransferase family 2 protein is translated as MTAAAPRVVVAVLTYRRPEDLREVLPEVAAQCAAQTAAGTPSRVLVVDNDPDGSALPEVAALGLAGVDVVHEPEPGIAAARNRALDAADGAGDDVLVFLDDDERPCEGWLGLLLSTWRAEGGGAVVGPVVSRFPGEPAPWVHAGGFFTRRRLATGTRVDVAATNNLLLDLAQVRAAAPGGLRFDARFGVSGGSDTLFTRLLHASGAELVWCDEAVVTDVVPVSRTTRSWVLRRQLRSGNSHARVEVVVAPSAPARVLARSACAGRGLLRVVAGAGGTVAGTVRGDTSMQARGAKALARGTGMLGGALGWTYAEYRRPTTKPPSAVDGS
- a CDS encoding HNH endonuclease signature motif containing protein, with product MTTDGAGTTTGVVTPVAVTALVPAGALADGVTVLTAAVDVLLAVPLWQTPDAGIREAVVELERQAARLEAVRLRVLAAADERRVGTVAGAPSTADWLVGATTTRAEHARRRVDLAVALEADLAATGSALADGKVTGDQAGVVHTVMTRLPAALDAATRADAEAFLLEQAVHLDPRRLAQVGRRLAPRLDVGTGDDLAWTEAGQERRRQLRCTQTDDGTWLLSGQLDPVAGTTLMTALEPLAAPRPAKDGAPDLRPHPRRLADALLQLCEGHLAGATGTSAPRARLVVTVPLATLLDPAAPGADPATLPGGHPLSAEQTTLLACDAHLVPVLMDDDRPLDVGRSVYSWPDKVRTAVRLRDRTCTWGRCTRPAEWGHIHHLTPWSKGGTTAERNAACLCGHHHRLVHREGWRGELIGAQVVWHPPDGGPPLRPPPPWTRALDRVVDRWRARTRPHARRAAA